CCACCAGCTGTCTTTTATTGCCGCACCATGCTTTTCGACAATGGCGATCATTTCATCGATATTGTGATGAGAAGCGTCGTAGGCGATTTTTAAGGTTTTTCTACGTGCATCGAACTGAACGCTGTCAACACAGGGAAGTTCATCAATTTCCTCAACAATCGCTTTGGTATTGTTTTCATTGATCCCGCACACGCTCAAGGTATGCTTGGTTAAAAAACCTGGATTGATACCCGATCGATGCTCACTCATAGTGTTTTTCCTCCAATCGACAGGTTGAGTAAGCAACCCATCTATTTTTTGTGTTTGTGGACAGGTGTTTTTTGGGATTCAGACTCATGATCCATCATTTGCCCCATCATCATCTGCATCATGCCCATTCGTTCTTCCATCATGTCCATGCGCTTTATCATATCCATGTCGTCCATTTTTGATGACTCACCTACTGTCATTTCCATTCCCATGCCATCACCCATTAATCGCATACCCTTCTGCATGACTCGCATATGTTCCTGCATCAGTTGCTGGCGTTTTTCCGGATCGGTTTCGGCTTTGATTTTTCCCATCATGTCGTGCATCTTTTGCATGTGCTCATGCATAGCCATCATTTGCTCATGGCCCATCATCATTCCGCCCATCGGCTGATCTTTACTGTCGCCATGTTCGTGCCCTTTTTCCGCAAAGACGGGCGAAGAAATCGCGGCGGCTATTACCAAAGTGGAGATTAGTTTTTTCATCGGAGTACCCTCATCAGTTGGAAACAGTTTTATCGACGTTAAATTTCGGAATCCATGCCGGCGTGACTTCCATATAGCGGCGATAGTCATCACCGAATTCCTTCAATGCCATGCGCTCCTCACGCTTAGCGAGTCGCACGTAAACCACTACCAGAACCGGAAACATAATCACGGTAAGGATCGTCGGCCACTGCAACAGAAATCCAAACATGATCAGGATAAATGCGATGTACTGCGGGTGGCGGCAACGGGCATACCAGCCGGTAGTCGCTAGCGAACGGGTCTGCTGCGCCTTGTGCAGAACACTCCACGCCGAGGCCAGTAAAAAGAAACCCAAAATGATCAGGACATTACTGGCGATATGCAGCGGATCAAAATGAGGGTTGCCTTCAAAACCGAAAAGGGTATGCAGAAGATGGCCGTTTTCGTGGGACAGAAAATCGATACCAGGATATTTTTCCGCCAACCAGCCGGAGAGAAAATAAATGGTTAATGGAAAGCCATACATCTCGGTAAATAGGGCAATAATAAACGCCGAGAAAGCGCCAAAGCTTCGCCAGTCAGTTTTGGTTTGCGGCTTGGTAAAGCTGAAGGCAAAGAAAATAAATATCGCCGAATTAAGTATCACCAGCGTCCAGAGGCCGTAAGCAGATTCACCGTGCATGCTTCTTCTCCTGTAATCTATTGGGTTAATGGTGATGACGGTTTTCGTTTTCCCGACGGCCTTCCTCCAGCCCCCGCTGATAGGCATCCTGCTCGGACTCGCCTTCATGCTGATCATGGCTACCATGACCACCGTGTCCGCCGTGCATAAACA
The DNA window shown above is from Pseudomonadales bacterium and carries:
- a CDS encoding isoprenylcysteine carboxylmethyltransferase family protein, whose amino-acid sequence is MHGESAYGLWTLVILNSAIFIFFAFSFTKPQTKTDWRSFGAFSAFIIALFTEMYGFPLTIYFLSGWLAEKYPGIDFLSHENGHLLHTLFGFEGNPHFDPLHIASNVLIILGFFLLASAWSVLHKAQQTRSLATTGWYARCRHPQYIAFILIMFGFLLQWPTILTVIMFPVLVVVYVRLAKREERMALKEFGDDYRRYMEVTPAWIPKFNVDKTVSN